In the Panthera leo isolate Ple1 chromosome C2, P.leo_Ple1_pat1.1, whole genome shotgun sequence genome, tcaaaagagagagagatttattatgaggaattggctcatgtaattTTCAAGGCTGAGAAGTCCTatgatctgccatctgcaaactgGAGATCCAAGAAACCTGATGGTCTGAGTCCAActgcctgagaaccaggagagcatATGTTGTAAATCCTAGTCTAAGGGCCAGAGAAGATGAATTGAgaggagatgagatgagatgaaatgagatatCCCACCGCAAACAGTAAGGCAGGAAAAAGGTATGAAAAGGGGAAGAATTCCTCCTTCCTCAAGTGTTTTCTCTATCCAGGCCCTCCAGGGATTGGATCATACCCACCTATGTTGAGAAGGGCAATTCACTTTGCTAAATCCATTGATTCAAATACTAATCTCATCTGGATATGCCCTCACAGACACAGCCAGATATTATGTTtaatctgggcaccctgtggccagtcaagttgacacataaaactagtTATCACAAATTAATATACCATTCTGAGCTTTATATTTTCAATTGCATATAAAAATTGATCTCCAACTCAGGATATTTAATATCCTTCTGAAATCCATTGAAATATAAAGGTTACCAATTATAGAAGAGCTACCATGTTAATCCTTAATTTCTAATTGCCTTCTAAAAATTCTTATTTGGGTCAAAAACAAGAATATTGAAATTTCTACAAAAAACAATTTGAGTAAATTTGTCATCCTAAGGAAGTCTCAGGTATTTAGTAAAGAGAAATAATGgtattgagctcctactatgtcCTGTGCTCtttaagtggatttttttatttagttttcacacacacacacacacacacacacacacacacacattaataaggaaaaaaataactaatatttgGAAAGTTTCATAATTTGCCACTGTCAGTTTGGAGCAGAGTTTTTCAAACCTAGCTCTAATCCCAAAGCTGTGTTTTTTACATAATAGAAACCTCCTACCCAAAGAAACAACTCTATTTGTGGAATGTTAGTGcccatacatatataaacatctcatatacttaagtaaaaatattcattctATCGTTTTTCCACTTGACATTATGGCATGAACATTTATGCATATAGGctctaaaatgttaaaagttaacATCTTTATAATGCTTTTTCTTGGTAGtatactttaatttctttaatttaatttaaacagTTTCCAAATTCTTTTCATCATTGATTAGGCATAAGTAAGGTATTCATTCCCTTAGATTTTGATTTCTATTGAGCTATTTCTTTAAGATATAGTTTTAGTTGTGAAATTCATGGGAGTAAAAGATATGAGTATCTATATAGCTCTTACTACACTGACCCTTTTTTTTCTCAACCAGGTGcactaatttaaaatgaaatattgctaCTTTTAAAAGGAGACACTGTCAATACTCACATTCTACAATGGGAAGAACATCAAGCTTCAGGGATTTATCACTCAAATTGTTGTTGTGAATTGCCCTTGAAAAGGATAGTGACAGACCTCCTCCCCTACCCTGAATTATATTACATCCGAGAGGACTGAAAtggtcattaatttttaatattatctctTCTCAGGGAAGAGCATAATGAATTTTCCTTAGACGTTCTTATAGGATTGAAATCCTAGAAATTCTGGGAAGATTTCAGGGTATCTATAGTGAGCTCTGAAAAATGTTAACCAAGTTTCCAGATGAGAGTAGGTAACagaaaaaacagtaaatattaaaCTACCTACAATATCAATTCCTACCATAATAACAACTAATAATGCCTGTACAATGCTTTCCTGTTTAGACAGTTTCTTCCCATATGTTTGATCTCGGGTGGGGAAGAATAGATTACACTAGAATGAGGTTTGTGAGATACAGAAAACTGTGTGCCAGGGATAAGATTTGTGCCTTTGTCCTTACTGAAGTTAACAGTCTCATTGGATTAAAAATACATCGTCACATTAAAAACTATGTCCCAAAGAAGGTAACATTAAATATCTaacaagtaaaatatatgatatatcaaaatataaaagaaggaaagcttAATTATTCTGGACTTGAGTAATCAGAGTAGTCAGTATGGCTGAGGTATGGAAACTCCTTTTCAGAGAAGTTATATATGATAAGTATCAGGAAGTTAAGCCTTCATTGCATTCTGGCCCTTCTCTAGCCTTCCCATCATCACCTCAGTGTACTTTATTCAGGCCTTTAGGAGCATCCTGAGGAGTTTCCTTTATGAAGGTCAGTCAAGTTCTGGAACCTCACACTTCCTTGTCTATCTCTGGAAGTAGAACCTTTTAGCAAAGGTTTagtagaaacttttttttttaatacatgaaataattaccttttttttttcataaaagtcatatacaaAATGGACCCCAACCAGTAAGGCCTCCTCATCTCAACCTCTTTAATCAAGATTAAAACTCAGTGCATGTGTGTACTTCATCCAGCATCTGCAGGCTGCATCCATGCCTTCAGGCTCTGTTAAGGAGAGTCATCCTAAGAGTTTTCCAGCTATCCTTCTCGATGTGGTTTTCAGGACCTTCACTTTCAAAGGAGATGATGAAGAGAGCTTCCTCGCTCCAGATGGGTGCCGTGAGCAGGTAGTTCTGAATCTTCTTGTCCTTCTCGAAGGGACAATCTACCTGAGTCCATgtcatgaactcatggatttGTCTGGAGATTTCCCTAAATTCCTTGAAGTTAACATTCCCATTGGGCAAGTGATTGGTATGGATTTTGTGCAGGAAGTAAATGTCCTTAACGAAAAGGTTGAATACAGGGATAACAATCTTCTCTCTGCTGTTGTTGGCCATCTGGGACCTTTGTGTGGCCCCCTGCAGGGCCGTGCGGTAGTTGCAGAAGTTGCTGGATGGGTCCATGTGGTGCTCCAAGATGTCAAACTTGGCCATCTTGACTTTGGACCACGTTTTCTTAAGCCTCGCCACAGGACTGAGGTTCATGCCAGAGATGATGGACATCATAGAGTTGAAATTCCCGATATTAAAGTGCTTCTGGGCCACAGCAAGAAAGAACTCTAGCATGTGAGTCCAGTGCTTCTTCTTCACCACCTGGCACACCTCAGTGGCCACTAGCATGCTAAGGCAGTTGAACCACTGTCACAGGCTTCCAGGCTATATGTCTTGGTCAGGTCCCCTTGGCACCGGTGCTTGTCCCAAGAGTTCATGTGGCTGACGATCTGCATCAGATCCTCAGGGTGAATGCTATTGATCCTCTCCAGCTCAATATGAGTCAGCTGCTGGGCCAGCACCAGGGGGTCAAAGCACACACCCAGGATGTCCTTCTGAGTGGCTGGTGGCTTAGCCTTGAGGAAAGACCCTTTGTCCATGGCTGGTGAGGGAAGCTTTTCCCACAGCTCCTGAAGCTGGCTCTGGGCAGCTGGCTAcagcagcaggctctgtgtcatTTGGGAAATAGCCTTCTTCACTGTGCCATTCTCCTCATTACACTGTGTGACCCGGTGGGTAATAGTCTTCGGTTCAACCATGGCCTTCTCATCCTGGAAGTCACAGGAGAAGGCCTCTGTCCACTCCTTTAACAGCTGCACAGTCTTGGCTGAGAAGGACTTCAGCTTGGCCAAAGAGGTATGCCAATGATCCTCTACCACTCTGTAGCAAAGGATTTCTCCTGCATCGAAACCATCCATGTTTAAAAATCTTGCCCAGTCTGAGTGTAGAAAATAGCAAGCTACAAGGATGGATGGTGAAAGCAGCTATTGATTCAAGTAGACAGCTAAGTATGgccattcattcaaccaatactTACTGAGCACTAACAAGGCATCTGGCACTGGGTACTTAAACACATTACTGAGATATGAGGGAAAATGTAGTATTTGAttccaaatataaaacagaatagatTCATACAATTTATCCAcagtaagaacaaagaaaattatttattccaAACCCTTTATCATGAATATCAAGTAACTAAGACACCAAAAGTCACTTACTCAATAGGTGGTTAGTATCAAAGCCAAATTTTAGAACCTAGATCATTTTATTCTTTGCCAATCCATCTTACCCAAGGGTTCCAGGAAGACATTATCATCACCTTTCTTTATTGAAACTTTCAATCTTCTTctctgaaagaaaatgtgaaaaatgtcttTCAGTGCACAAGTaggctttatcttttttcttattattttattccaaGACTATTAGTTCCTCACCATCTAATACTTATTCTTTAATGAAATGAACTTGAATAACTGGGTAAACATCTACAATGTTTAACAAACTATTGTCATACTTTAAATAATGGCAAAACTACCAAAGCCGTATTGTTCAATAAGAGAGCCACTGGCCACAATTTAAATTACATACAATTATCCACTTTCTCAGTTGCGGTAACTACATTTCACGTGTTCAGTAGCCACATGTAGCCAGTGGCCACCATATTGAACAGtgcaaatatagaacatttccatcattgtaaAAAGCTCTATTGCAAAGTatcacattaaaacaaagaacCAGCTTCCCACCTGGCACTGTAAGGAATGAATTAAattgcaaaatgtattttttaatacattctgcCTTGAGTAATAAGATATTTACATAAGGATATGCAGGAAGAGAGATTTTACTGAGAAGCAGTACAAGAGAGATACAATCATATTGTGTTCTTCTGCTTTCCTGCTTGCAAACTAAATGCTTAAGTGGCATTCTTTGAATGCCTCAGATGCTCAGAATCTTTTCCTCCATATAACTAGATTTGAAATCTTTTCCATAAGTCCTGTGAAATGGTTTATGTATAAATAACACGAATATTCACTATAGTATTCATTCTCTtacacatattaaatataaaacaagtaaataatatatactaAAGAAAACACATATGATTATTTAGGAAGGAAAGTTATTTCCAAGTGAATATTCAAATTAAGAACTGTAAAAGAAAAGGTAACACTTTTGACTGAAAATAGTAAATTGGGCACAGCCTATTTTCATATTAGAGAATTTTGGAGAAAATCATggaagcataaaaatatttttatataataacatttatagtggcaaattttttttaaacttaaatggtcttcaggaaaatattaacaaaataaaatcatcacttccatacaaaacgatattatatatacataaagggGGGTGACCAAAACAACTGAAAGTGTAGTCTTCTCCCAAAAAGGAACAATGTGATtccacaaaggaaaataaaaagtgttagtatactgtctgtccttctctgtctctgcctctctgtctctgtctcattctctctcctcacctGTCTTTGTTGATTGTTTATTGATAGTGGATATGCACTACTATTATAACAGGAAACGTGCAATacactttataaataaagaatAGAAGGCATTTTCCCTACCTGGGTATCGTTATAGTAGAAAGTTCAAATAACAAGTGCATGAATGTATGAGCTAATGAATAcatgtagaaataaatataactcCCTTTCCAAACACATTTGGAATATTATTACCCTAAGTCATAATTTTGGAACACCACTAGCAGATGAAATAGAGTTTACTTTTGAGATTATAACAAACAAATCTGTAAGAAATCAAGCTTTCAGTAGTTACTAACCTTGCTTAATAGTGTAAAAGGGCCAATAAAAAGAGCAAGGCAAGTtgagaaagaaataatggaaCCGAGGATACATAGATTTATACTACAGCAGTGTGTCAGGATAGTTAGAGGACTATTCCCaaagtttgaattttaaatgagtttaaaaaaaaaaaccttggaaaGTGAAACTTACTTTAATCAATAGTGCTAAACATAGCAGTCTACATTTCTGTTAGTCTGGTTATCAGCTTTTAGGATCTctactttttttcaaatatttactgtgcaAATCACAGGCAATAAGTTAATTTTCTAAAGGACACCttttaaaacaaactgaaaatttgtaaatttctctctcctttactttGAACCTTAATGAGATCAGGATCACATGATTACTATAAGAAAGAATAGATGAGAGGGTAGTGGGAGGGGGGGAAAGTTCTAAACCATTTCAGTGGAGTAAAGatcaatttcattttaatataatttttaatggttgttCAAACTCATAATGCACCCACACAAAAGCCTTCAgttaatgtgtgtgtattttgagcAGTTCCCCTCTTCGACCCTCCAGTTTAATTTCCGTCCTTCAAATGAGATGAATGGAGCGTGAAGCAGGTCATATCTCAATGCTGACACATGGGTTGCAGACAGAACTCACAGCCTAGAGAAGCAGCCAGTTTGGAGATTAAATCAAAGCAGCTCTGAATAGATGGGAGGTCAGCCAGGGCCAGCTTTGACATTTGATAGGACCTTGTGATCAATCAGGCCTTTCTTCGCTCTCCCAGGTTTCCTTATGACAGGGGCCCTAAAAAACAGATGGGATATGTTACAAAGTGCAGGAGAAGCACTAGATTGTGAAAGGAGATAGGTGTCAATACTATCAAAGGGACAACTGTTATTTGAAGCAGCCAGCAAATCAGAAGGCTCTGTTTTGCTGCAATTGGGATGTGAAAGTTTTGCCTTTCACAATGTGAAATCTGAGCCTTCAGAATGGAGagataatttttcaaatgcttttcaaaatttcttaCTTTCTATGCATTAAACTGGAAACTTTGAACTTTCTGAATATTATAAGATTGAATTTTAGCCAAGCTTCACTCTGTGAATAAGCTGTGTTTCCAGCAAAGCCAAGCTTGCTTGTTgctctatgtgtgtgtttgtctttggaaaacacatgcacacacacacacacacacacaaataaaaccaaGACATGATAACCTTTGGAAGAAAGGAATCAGAGGGTATTAATGTGGAGCACTTACTGGGCAGGGACCTGAGCTTGGTTTCAGGAAATCCCAGTCACGTCGCCAAGGGGGTCATAAAAAATGAATGGCCCCAGAGCACCACTGTGACAGACTGTTTCAGCGAGTGGTAATGGGCCATCTCTAGGATGAAAGGCCATGTATTTATAACTGTGCAGGCTACCAGGTATCACACCATTCATTATGCCTGCATGATTTAAGGGAGATGCCATTTACCAGGATGACATGAGAGCAAATTATTTCCAGGAATATCACagctctctcccccacccctcatctaCCTCTCCAtctttcccacccccatcccagccaTAGAAACACCTGCTTATATTCATACAAGCATGAGCACATTCTCTGAAATTTTCCTGTCAGAGAACTTTTCATACTCAGAGCTAACTTCTCCAAAACTTCTCACTGCAATTTACTTTGGGATGGGAAAGTTAGAATGTGGGAGCCTGACCTAGGGAAGTCTCAAATAAGGAGGAAGGGCACAGAGTCACTCTACTACCTTTCTTCCATGAAATATTTGACTGGAGCCCGAAAGCCAAGACAACTGTTGGGCTGATTTGTAAAGTGAGTTACATTTTCACTTGACATGGACTCCATCTTTACAGAGAAGGTTGGCATTTTGAGTGGCATTTTGTTTCTTGGCCACTGACAGTGGTCAGTCATCAATCAAATGTGCAAAATTACTCAACCTCTGTGGACTATTTCTGATGAGAATTTAACCaactgcaaaaaattttaagttattgtccagcattaatattttatattgtcttGAATACTTGATGAAAGTCTAATAAGACAGAagcataataaacaaaatattccaccaaCACATCCTGTATTCTGGTAAAAATAATTAATCTCAGGGAACTTGAGGTAGCTAACTCAGATAATAGCAATGTCAAGgattgcattttgaaaaaaatgagatttaaatcTAACAGAAGAGTCATCATAAGTGTTTATAATATATGATTTATGTCCCTTAAagtgttaaatgaaaaaataaactttaaatttcatattagTCTGTTGGGGAGAAGATAGATATAACATACTTGGATTTTAACCAAGTTAATTCAGCTGTGGCCTTAATATAACTCAAATACATCAGTGATTATAATAAGGTTTCTACAACAGTGTTTTCATGGTCTGTATCACAGCCTCCTTTAACGAGTTGGTACAGTTATTCTGATGAAAGTTTCCAGAGAGTATCATAACACAACCGTGAGACCTTTGGATTAGTAaatgtgagtgtgtatgtacgtgtgtgtatttAATCTATGCAAATCATGCCCTGATTCTGGCCCCCAAGAGCTCAGATGTTTGTGAGAAGTTAGAGATTATTTACAGAGGGcatttttttgaataattttgtcATTGAAATGTGACACAAATCTTCCAAAATGGTAATTCTCTCTAGCAAGCTAATCCTTCAAGAGGTTTTTATGTCTCCAAGAAAGCTGTGTGTAATCAAAAGACTCTACAAAATACATGTGGGTTTGAGTCACTCTCTAGAATTCCATTTAACTATTGCCAGCTCCAGGAACAGCCACAATTTCCTTGTCTCTTGTGCACATCAGataaagaattcagaaagaaTTGGCAGTTGGCAGGTGAGTAgctgaaagaggaaggaaaaaagcttTACTGGTGTTTCccaattaattttcttttcaagtgaaagtctgaaaagaaaaaataagaaaactggaaatGACCTAAAAACTCTGGTGTGATAAGATAAACTTTGGCCTGACCATCACCCTGTGACTTAATGCATAGTCTGAGAATGAGAAAATGGAccgaaaaaacaaacaaaacaaccaaaagccaaaaaaagagacaaaccatgGACTGTATTtccaacaattatttttttaattatactgaaacttaaaagtgagaaatagaaggaatttggtctgaaaaaaaataagtctgtgGGAAAATTAGTGAgaggaaaagcaaatagaaacaaatatttagttAAGAACCTTAactcaaaattccatttttaaaaattgtactaaTGCCAAAACCTTAACGAAAGAGCCGTTTTTTTCAAATAGGGCAAAGACACCTGTTAATATCAAGGAAtccattatattttatacttcaattatcttttaaaaataatgaagaaatgagtCAATGGTATTTTTCAGAATGACCCTAGATGCATAACTTAAGACATGTGTTCTGGCACATGACAGTTTACTGTATGTCAAGCTCCCTTTTCCTTAGTGAGGAACAAAGAGGTGGCAGTCTTGGTTtcaggcagaggcagggagtTTTTGTTCCATTCAGCCAAATGTCTCTGTGAACCCTGAGACTGATCCCTCAGGATCGTGTACTCCTGATTCTGAAAATCAATATAACTGGCCAGTTCAAATATCTCCCACGTTCTAAACAACATTTCAGATGCTAAAGTTTTCCGAGGGGCAGAGGCTATAACCTGGTGACAAAATTTATTTCATCCTGGGCATTCACCCCTCTCTTCAAAAACATCATGAGCTCAGCTTTGAGAAAGTAGTCTGTTTAGATTCTAAACCCCTCTCCAGCTACATCCATGAAGACATGGAAAGGGCTTGCCATAGTTCTGTTCCATAAGTATTGTGCCATGGAAAATCTACTCATTACAGCATATTAACTTGTTTATAAGAGGTACAGGAGATCATCTTTGCCTGGGGTTATTAAGAGCTCAGgccttgcaggggcacctgggtggctcagtcagttaagcgtctgactttggcccaggtcatgatctcatggtttgtgggttcaagccccacgtcgagctctgcgctgacagctcagagcctggagccttctttgtattctgtgtctccctctctccctgcccctcccctgctcatgctctctctctctctctctctctcaaacatgaataaacattaaaaaaaaaaaaaaaaaaaaaaaaaagctcaggccTTGCAGAAAGGTAGGCCTGAGTTCAAAGTTCAGATCCACCTCTTACCAATGTGTCATACTGGGCAAGTCTCTTTAAAGTAGGAATAGTAATGATCCTtacttcaaataataataatggcattgGGCAAGTCTCTTTAATGTAGGAATAATAATACCAATACCTTGATGTAAGAattacctaggggcgcctgggtggctcagtcggttaagcatccgactttggctcaggtcatgatctcatggtttgtgggttcgacccccgagtcggactctgtgctgacagctcagagcctggagcctgcttcagattctgtgtctccctctctctctctgaccctcccctgttcatgctgtctctctctgtctcaaaaataaataaatgttaaaaaaattttttttaataaaaaatttaaaaaaaagaattatctaaaAGGATTATATAAAAAGCAATTTTCACAGTTCCTGGTACAGAAAAAACAAGCCAACAAGTGAGCTATTGTTAGGTATTGATGCAGCCCATTTATCTTTGAGCATTCTAACCCGGGAGAAGTCTAAGGACACAACAGAACATCACACTCTAATGACATTTTTAgctatcattttataattaaaggaATCAATTAATCAAAAGATCAAGTAAGACAGTGGAAAGATAGGAGACAGAAACTTGGGGTTAGCCTTCTTCAAATGGTGCATAAATGTTCATTGACAAGATCATCCTGTTAAAGATTGGAATTACCCCTTCACAAAACATTATATAATAGCAATTAGAATTTAAGAGTGCAGACTATCCTCTGGAATAGAAGTGTGTTTTTTACCCATTTCTGTATAGCAAATTATCCCAACACATAGAGGctgaaaattatgaaacatttgtTGTCCAATAGTTCTTGTGGATCAGGAATCCAGGAGCAGCTTCCTGGCTAGTTTTAGCTCAGCATCTCTTATGAGCTATAATCAAGGTTTTGGCTGGGGATGCAGTGATCTCAAGGATTGACTGGGGAGGACCTGCTTCCAACCTTATTCACATGGCAGTTGGCAAACCTCAGAAGGTCCACTTTCAAGTTCACTCCCATGGAACTTGCCACAGGCTGCctcatgacatggcagctggATTTTCCCAGATTGAGACATTCAACAGATAGTGAGAGAGTCTCCCAAATGGAAACCACAACTTTTTATAACCTCAGCTCAGAACTGACATCCTATCACTTCTGCTGTATTCTGCTTGTTAGAAGTGAGTCAATAAACCCAAACACTACTCAGCAGGAAGACACTACACCAGAGTGTGaatcccaggaggcagggatcactGGGAGGCACCCATAGTCCATTCTCTGGTTCTCAATGTAAAATGTTCGTCCTGCTCCCAAAGAGTTCAAAATTCTCAATATCTACTCAAACCCCAGAATCTCATCATCTGAATCAGGTCCAAGTATGGATGAGGTCCCTCAAGTATAATTCCTCAAACATAACTTGTCAAGTATATTTCCTTGCGATCTGCAGACCTGGGAAGCAAAAGAGACAAAttatctgccccccaccccctgcaacaTGCAATGGTAGGCCTGGCATGGGATAGCCATTATAGACAGTCATGTTCAAAGACCAAGGTAGGAAACACAGGGGAATTACTGGTCCCATGCAATTCTGAAATTCAGCTAAGCAAATTGATGTTGAAAGTCTTTGGTTAGTTCTCCTATCCCAagtaatttttcatgttttcccaCTCTGCCCTCTGGGCTCCTCGTTCCCCCCTCTTAGCTATCTTAACATTTTCACAAAAAGTAGCAGGTGCTAAAATTCTGAGGATTCAAAGGCCAACTCTCCTCATTCTGTACTGTTTCTGTCCCTCTCAGCCCAAGCTGGTGATGTTTGTGCAGATTTCTCCTTTGAGAACTTTGTGAGTCCCTTATGACGTCTAGGGGTCAAACCCGATAGACAAAAGCCACACCCATAACCTCTTCTGGATAAACCCCTCTCTATCTTGGGCTGCTGCTGAGATGCCTGAAAGACAAGGCCCTGAAAGTTCCTAGAAGTAGTTTGATGGAGAGACCCTCTGTGGTACCCTTTAATCTCTTTAGAGGGCCTTCAATCTGACTGAAGTTCATCTGAGGCACCACTTTAGACCTTTTTGAGATTTGAATAAGATATTCTATGGCCGTACGTTGCACTTTATCTTCTTTAACACAGTGTTTTTCTGGCATCGCCCTGGATTAAATCCTTGCTCagacctttttccttttctccttccttccttccttttttttttttttaattttagcatcaTCCTGGACCACCTGAAGCATCTTAGAGCTTTCA is a window encoding:
- the LOC122229302 gene encoding LOW QUALITY PROTEIN: ras-GEF domain-containing family member 1A-like (The sequence of the model RefSeq protein was modified relative to this genomic sequence to represent the inferred CDS: inserted 1 base in 1 codon; substituted 1 base at 1 genomic stop codon), yielding MDGFDAGEILCYRVVEDHWHTSLAKLKSFSAKTVQLLKEWTEAFSCDFQDEKAMVEPKTITHRVTQCNEENGTVKKAISQMTQSLLLXPAAQSQLQELWEKLPSPAMDKGSFLKAKPPATQKDILGVCFDPLVLAQQLTHIELERINSIHPEDLMQIVSHMNSWDKHRCQGDLTKTYSLEACDXWFNCLSMLVATEVCQVVKKKHWTHMLEFFLAVAQKHFNIGNFNSMMSIISGMNLSPVARLKKTWSKVKMAKFDILEHHMDPSSNFCNYRTALQGATQRSQMANNSREKIVIPVFNLFVKDIYFLHKIHTNHLPNGNVNFKEFREISRQIHEFMTWTQVDCPFEKDKKIQNYLLTAPIWSEEALFIISFESEGPENHIEKDSWKTLRMTLLNRA